Proteins found in one Paralichthys olivaceus isolate ysfri-2021 chromosome 19, ASM2471397v2, whole genome shotgun sequence genomic segment:
- the zbtb1 gene encoding zinc finger and BTB domain-containing protein 1 isoform X1 gives MRAAVRGRRDCLRAMARPSHSDHVLQQLNNQREWGFLCDCLIAIGDIYFRAHKAVLAACSSYFRMMFIRDQQGTGRLDLSNMQISAECFDLILQLMYLGRIVVGSYEFDELKSSMAYLQMYYIPDSLEDLRDIRSSNLTPSSSASSSSSSSSAGPAGGKMMFGVRMYEQQGPPAPEVEHLPKPVSSSAGRPAVPATITRPVVAEEVVNTPLIVATPAVDGTVEQPCDLRKRSSGRSSTLKDRPRFGRTYTCDDCGFVFSCEKLLIEHILTCTNRKAYHPPRGNAEGDNDSNKAESSASESTEEHRVHCKGEDEWPEAKVNSDLTIRSVAAGTDGEPRSTRSISIKTEPDESMFPEIEVVRVGEHAKRDCSTRFNDVTRKDMLRDKGSDRDPEPNVSGLEKSSEPFEVHMSSCDNSGIPVKLRKVKDEKQDADTPCELCGTLLTDEDKSAHYLSNHMGHICACGRCGQVLIKGRQLQEHAERCGESQGGESDSHGEDEASLLEEPQGMEEGLLEAADLACPHCGLLFQNENVALEHALSCHDQELFRPVLLEEGAEPDHRRKHFCSICGKGFYQRCHLREHYTVHTKEKQFTCQTCGKQFLRERQLRLHTDMHKGMARYVCPVCDQGTFLKHDHVRHMISHLSAGETICQVCFQIFPGGEQLEKHMDVHLYICGVCGEKFRLRKDMRSHYNSKHTKRL, from the coding sequence ggcGATGGCGAGGCCGAGCCACAGCGACCACGTCCTCCAGCAGCTCAACAACCAGCGAGAGTGGGGCTTCCTGTGTGACTGCCTCATCGCCATTGGTGACATTTACTTCAGGGCACACAAGGCCGTCCTGGCAGCCTGCAGCTCCTACTTCAGGATGATGTTTATCCGGGACCAGCAGGGGACAGGGCGACTGGACCTCAGCAACATGCAGATCAGCGCTGAGTGCTTCGACCTCATCCTGCAGCTCATGTACCTTGGACGCATCGTCGTGGGGAGCTATGAGTTTGATGAGCTTAAGTCATCCATGGCGTACCTGCAGATGTACTACATCCCTGACTCACTGGAGGATCTCAGGGACATCAGGAGCTCCAACCTCACCCCATCCTcctcggcctcctcctcctcgtccagcTCCTCCGCCGGCCCAGCTGGCGGAAAAATGATGTTTGGAGTTCGCATGTACGAGCAGCAGGGGCCTCCTGCACCAGAAGTGGAGCACCTACCGAAACCTGTCAGCAGCAGTGCCGGACGTCCAGCTGTTCCGGCAACCATCACCAGGCCAGTGGTGGCGGAGGAGGTGGTGAACACTCCTCTGATCGTGGCAACCCCGGCTGTGGACGGAACAGTTGAGCAGCCATGTGACTTGAGAAAGAGGTCCAGTGGCAGAAGTTCGACTCTCAAAGACCGTCCTCGGTTTGGGCGCACCTACACCTGTGATGACTGTGGCTTCGTCTTCAGTTGTGAGAAGCTTTTAATCGAGCACATCCTTACCTGCACAAACCGGAAGGCCTACCACCCTCCAAGAGGTAACGCAGAGGGCGACAATGACTCAAATAAAGCTGAAAGCTCTGCTTCTGAGAGCACTGAAGAGCACAGGGTTCACTGTAAAGGCGAGGATGAGTGGCCAGAGGCCAAGGTCAACTCTGACCTCACCATCAGGTCGGTGGCAGCTGGGACAGATGGCGAGCCCAGGTCGACTCGGAGCATCTCCATCAAGACAGAACCAGACGAAAGCATGTTCCCTGAGATCGAAGTGGTCAGAGTCGGCGAGCATGCTAAAAGAGACTGTAGCACAAGGTTCAATGACGTAACACGTAAAGACATGTTGAGGGACAAAGGTTCGGATCGGGACCCAGAGCCCAACGTCTCAGGCTTGGAGAAGAGCAGTGAGCCTTTTGAAGTCCACATGTCCAGCTGTGACAATTCAGGGATTCCTGTGAAACTTCGTAAAGTTAAAGACGAGAAGCAAGACGCCGACACCCCCTGTGAACTCTGTGGCACTCTATTAACAGATGAGGACAAGTCGGCCCACTACCTGTCCAACCACATGGGCCACATATGTGCCTGTGGACGGTGTGGTCAGGTGCTGATCAAAGGTCGACAGCTTCAGGAGCATGCAGAGCGCTGCGGAGAATCCCAAGGCGGTGAGTCAGATTCCCACGGGGAGGACGAGGCGTCGCTGCTGGAGGAGCCACAAGGGATGGAGGAGGGCCTGCTGGAGGCTGCAGACTTGGCCTGCCCTCATTGCGGGCTACTTTTCCAGAACGAGAATGTGGCGCTGGAGCATGCCTTGTCCTGCCACGACCAGGAGCTGTTCCGTCCGGTGTTGCTGGAGGAGGGGGCCGAACCAGATCACCGTCGCAAACACTTCTGCAGCATTTGCGGCAAAGGCTTCTACCAGCGCTGTCACCTGCGGGAGCACTACACCGTCCACACCAAGGAGAAGCAGTTCACCTGCCAGACCTGTGGGAAACAATTCCTGCGGGAGCGCCAGCTCCGgttacacacagacatgcacaaaGGCATGGCTCGCTACGTGTGCCCAGTCTGTGACCAGGGAACCTTCCTCAAACATGACCACGTCCGACACATGATCTCCCACCTGTCCGCAGGAGAAACCATCTGTCAAGTGTGTTTCCAGATCTTCCCTGGTGGAGAGCAGCTGGAGAAACACATGGACGTCCACCTGTACATCTGCGGCGTCTGTGGCGAGAAGTTCCGCCTCCGTAAAGACATGAGGAGCCACTATAACTCCAAACATACCAAGAGACTATAG
- the zbtb1 gene encoding zinc finger and BTB domain-containing protein 1 isoform X2 yields the protein MARPSHSDHVLQQLNNQREWGFLCDCLIAIGDIYFRAHKAVLAACSSYFRMMFIRDQQGTGRLDLSNMQISAECFDLILQLMYLGRIVVGSYEFDELKSSMAYLQMYYIPDSLEDLRDIRSSNLTPSSSASSSSSSSSAGPAGGKMMFGVRMYEQQGPPAPEVEHLPKPVSSSAGRPAVPATITRPVVAEEVVNTPLIVATPAVDGTVEQPCDLRKRSSGRSSTLKDRPRFGRTYTCDDCGFVFSCEKLLIEHILTCTNRKAYHPPRGNAEGDNDSNKAESSASESTEEHRVHCKGEDEWPEAKVNSDLTIRSVAAGTDGEPRSTRSISIKTEPDESMFPEIEVVRVGEHAKRDCSTRFNDVTRKDMLRDKGSDRDPEPNVSGLEKSSEPFEVHMSSCDNSGIPVKLRKVKDEKQDADTPCELCGTLLTDEDKSAHYLSNHMGHICACGRCGQVLIKGRQLQEHAERCGESQGGESDSHGEDEASLLEEPQGMEEGLLEAADLACPHCGLLFQNENVALEHALSCHDQELFRPVLLEEGAEPDHRRKHFCSICGKGFYQRCHLREHYTVHTKEKQFTCQTCGKQFLRERQLRLHTDMHKGMARYVCPVCDQGTFLKHDHVRHMISHLSAGETICQVCFQIFPGGEQLEKHMDVHLYICGVCGEKFRLRKDMRSHYNSKHTKRL from the coding sequence ATGGCGAGGCCGAGCCACAGCGACCACGTCCTCCAGCAGCTCAACAACCAGCGAGAGTGGGGCTTCCTGTGTGACTGCCTCATCGCCATTGGTGACATTTACTTCAGGGCACACAAGGCCGTCCTGGCAGCCTGCAGCTCCTACTTCAGGATGATGTTTATCCGGGACCAGCAGGGGACAGGGCGACTGGACCTCAGCAACATGCAGATCAGCGCTGAGTGCTTCGACCTCATCCTGCAGCTCATGTACCTTGGACGCATCGTCGTGGGGAGCTATGAGTTTGATGAGCTTAAGTCATCCATGGCGTACCTGCAGATGTACTACATCCCTGACTCACTGGAGGATCTCAGGGACATCAGGAGCTCCAACCTCACCCCATCCTcctcggcctcctcctcctcgtccagcTCCTCCGCCGGCCCAGCTGGCGGAAAAATGATGTTTGGAGTTCGCATGTACGAGCAGCAGGGGCCTCCTGCACCAGAAGTGGAGCACCTACCGAAACCTGTCAGCAGCAGTGCCGGACGTCCAGCTGTTCCGGCAACCATCACCAGGCCAGTGGTGGCGGAGGAGGTGGTGAACACTCCTCTGATCGTGGCAACCCCGGCTGTGGACGGAACAGTTGAGCAGCCATGTGACTTGAGAAAGAGGTCCAGTGGCAGAAGTTCGACTCTCAAAGACCGTCCTCGGTTTGGGCGCACCTACACCTGTGATGACTGTGGCTTCGTCTTCAGTTGTGAGAAGCTTTTAATCGAGCACATCCTTACCTGCACAAACCGGAAGGCCTACCACCCTCCAAGAGGTAACGCAGAGGGCGACAATGACTCAAATAAAGCTGAAAGCTCTGCTTCTGAGAGCACTGAAGAGCACAGGGTTCACTGTAAAGGCGAGGATGAGTGGCCAGAGGCCAAGGTCAACTCTGACCTCACCATCAGGTCGGTGGCAGCTGGGACAGATGGCGAGCCCAGGTCGACTCGGAGCATCTCCATCAAGACAGAACCAGACGAAAGCATGTTCCCTGAGATCGAAGTGGTCAGAGTCGGCGAGCATGCTAAAAGAGACTGTAGCACAAGGTTCAATGACGTAACACGTAAAGACATGTTGAGGGACAAAGGTTCGGATCGGGACCCAGAGCCCAACGTCTCAGGCTTGGAGAAGAGCAGTGAGCCTTTTGAAGTCCACATGTCCAGCTGTGACAATTCAGGGATTCCTGTGAAACTTCGTAAAGTTAAAGACGAGAAGCAAGACGCCGACACCCCCTGTGAACTCTGTGGCACTCTATTAACAGATGAGGACAAGTCGGCCCACTACCTGTCCAACCACATGGGCCACATATGTGCCTGTGGACGGTGTGGTCAGGTGCTGATCAAAGGTCGACAGCTTCAGGAGCATGCAGAGCGCTGCGGAGAATCCCAAGGCGGTGAGTCAGATTCCCACGGGGAGGACGAGGCGTCGCTGCTGGAGGAGCCACAAGGGATGGAGGAGGGCCTGCTGGAGGCTGCAGACTTGGCCTGCCCTCATTGCGGGCTACTTTTCCAGAACGAGAATGTGGCGCTGGAGCATGCCTTGTCCTGCCACGACCAGGAGCTGTTCCGTCCGGTGTTGCTGGAGGAGGGGGCCGAACCAGATCACCGTCGCAAACACTTCTGCAGCATTTGCGGCAAAGGCTTCTACCAGCGCTGTCACCTGCGGGAGCACTACACCGTCCACACCAAGGAGAAGCAGTTCACCTGCCAGACCTGTGGGAAACAATTCCTGCGGGAGCGCCAGCTCCGgttacacacagacatgcacaaaGGCATGGCTCGCTACGTGTGCCCAGTCTGTGACCAGGGAACCTTCCTCAAACATGACCACGTCCGACACATGATCTCCCACCTGTCCGCAGGAGAAACCATCTGTCAAGTGTGTTTCCAGATCTTCCCTGGTGGAGAGCAGCTGGAGAAACACATGGACGTCCACCTGTACATCTGCGGCGTCTGTGGCGAGAAGTTCCGCCTCCGTAAAGACATGAGGAGCCACTATAACTCCAAACATACCAAGAGACTATAG